One window from the genome of Rhodopirellula halodulae encodes:
- a CDS encoding heme NO-binding domain-containing protein has product MKGIVFTELIEMVENDLGIEIADRMIVGADLENDGAYTAVGTYDHGQLIQLVLSLSAETNVPVPELVRSFGVHLLGRFHALYPQFFAASKSTFDFLPLVESYIHVEVRKLYPDAELPSFDCSMDGQTLVMTYRSKRPFADLAEGLIQATAEHYGDHVEIARENLGAKDGTEAEFRITPIAC; this is encoded by the coding sequence ATGAAGGGCATCGTATTCACTGAATTGATTGAGATGGTGGAAAACGATCTTGGCATCGAGATCGCCGACCGCATGATCGTGGGTGCGGATTTGGAAAACGATGGTGCGTACACCGCGGTGGGGACCTACGACCACGGTCAATTAATCCAATTGGTTCTTTCCTTGTCGGCGGAGACCAATGTGCCGGTTCCCGAATTGGTCCGATCCTTCGGCGTCCATCTGCTGGGTCGATTCCACGCGTTGTATCCACAGTTTTTTGCAGCATCGAAATCAACATTTGACTTCTTGCCTCTCGTCGAAAGTTATATCCACGTCGAAGTGCGAAAGCTTTATCCAGATGCGGAGCTTCCATCATTTGATTGTTCGATGGATGGCCAAACGCTGGTCATGACCTATCGATCCAAACGCCCCTTCGCTGATCTCGCCGAAGGTCTGATCCAAGCCACCGCCGAGCACTACGGCGATCACGTCGAGATTGCACGCGAGAATTTGGGTGCCAAAGATGGAACGGAAGCGGAGTTCCGGATTACACCCATCGCTTGTTGA
- a CDS encoding flagellin N-terminal helical domain-containing protein, giving the protein MTRINTNVSSLVAQNRLQSSNTDLQQSLTRLSTGLRINAGSDDPAGLLASEALRSEITGLTKAISNTTRASQIISTADNALGQVSNLLSEVRGLFVEAANTGGLSKEEISANQLQIDSSLEAINRISQTTTFQGRKLLDGSQDFISNLGSVPGVKDFTIEQANLGATGNLDVEVNVQSAASQASVDLGGAAFDPPLNANAAASTELAVNKYYHAVSPTSGIWITGEFDTVSFVDDGNFNNFPAASITDGDLLLTYDSFDHPHSISLSASAINSLPGIEAEAVGLTYQFTQQTVTPKAVHKSLEVSRSDGGNIAIQYTDSDQAATAVSYDEQTNTVTVDLGTDEEEKAFLNIAQRINDLSSFGDGVELEATVYDSEGNEASGVAQRLDLTADDFNSINSNFEPALHDDLVFELKGSSGSETFQFSSGTTNLQIAAAVNLVSDSTGVVASTDNGLTFSSEDYGSEALVEVDVISEGANGKFEDDLNVSRAQGTDIQATVNGVEAGGKGNHFSINTASLDLSLTVEEGSSSNFSFRISGGGATFQIGPDVSSTQRATLGISSVSTGQLGGSSGRLYELGSGQAKSLENDPRGAIEVIDEVIGKVVGMRGRLGSFQSTTLESSLISLNETKANLQEAESSIRDADFAQESANLTRAQILVQSGTNVLSLANQNPRNVLSLLG; this is encoded by the coding sequence ATGACCCGCATCAACACGAACGTCTCTTCGTTGGTTGCTCAAAACCGACTGCAGAGCAGCAACACGGATCTGCAACAATCGTTGACGCGATTGTCGACGGGTTTACGGATCAACGCGGGTTCCGATGATCCGGCCGGGTTGCTGGCCAGTGAAGCCCTTCGCAGCGAAATCACGGGACTGACAAAAGCGATCAGCAACACGACGCGTGCAAGCCAAATCATCAGCACCGCCGACAATGCATTGGGGCAAGTCAGCAATCTACTCAGCGAAGTACGCGGCTTGTTCGTCGAAGCGGCCAACACCGGCGGACTCTCCAAAGAAGAAATTTCCGCCAATCAGTTGCAAATTGACTCGTCTTTAGAAGCGATCAATCGCATCTCGCAAACAACCACCTTTCAAGGTCGCAAGCTGCTGGACGGTTCGCAGGACTTCATCAGTAACCTCGGCTCCGTTCCCGGCGTGAAAGATTTCACGATTGAGCAGGCAAACCTCGGGGCCACCGGCAACCTCGATGTGGAAGTCAATGTGCAATCTGCCGCGAGCCAAGCCAGCGTTGATCTAGGCGGCGCCGCTTTTGACCCGCCACTGAATGCGAACGCAGCCGCGAGCACCGAGTTGGCGGTCAACAAGTATTACCATGCCGTTTCTCCCACCAGCGGCATTTGGATCACGGGCGAATTCGACACAGTCAGCTTCGTTGACGACGGCAACTTCAACAATTTTCCGGCGGCCTCGATCACCGACGGCGATCTGCTGCTGACCTACGACTCATTCGACCACCCTCACTCAATTTCCCTGAGTGCTTCGGCAATCAACAGTCTTCCGGGCATCGAAGCTGAAGCGGTTGGTCTCACCTACCAGTTCACGCAACAAACCGTCACTCCCAAAGCAGTTCATAAAAGCCTCGAAGTCAGCCGCAGCGACGGCGGCAACATTGCGATTCAGTACACAGATTCTGACCAGGCCGCGACGGCGGTCAGCTACGACGAACAAACCAACACCGTCACTGTTGACCTGGGAACCGACGAAGAAGAAAAAGCCTTCTTGAACATCGCTCAACGCATCAATGACCTCTCCAGTTTCGGCGATGGGGTTGAGCTGGAAGCCACCGTCTACGATTCCGAAGGCAACGAAGCCAGTGGCGTGGCACAACGACTTGATTTGACCGCTGATGACTTCAACTCCATCAACAGCAACTTTGAACCCGCCCTTCATGATGATCTGGTGTTTGAGTTGAAAGGCAGCTCAGGAAGCGAAACGTTTCAGTTTTCATCTGGTACGACCAATCTGCAGATCGCCGCAGCAGTCAATTTGGTCAGTGATTCGACCGGCGTTGTCGCCAGCACGGATAACGGGCTGACCTTCTCCAGCGAAGACTACGGCAGCGAAGCGTTGGTTGAAGTCGACGTGATAAGCGAAGGGGCAAACGGGAAATTCGAAGATGATTTGAACGTTTCCCGTGCGCAAGGAACGGATATCCAAGCCACAGTCAACGGGGTCGAGGCGGGCGGCAAAGGCAACCACTTCTCCATCAACACCGCGTCCCTCGATTTGTCTTTGACCGTCGAAGAGGGCAGTAGCAGCAATTTCAGTTTTCGCATCAGCGGCGGGGGAGCCACTTTCCAAATCGGCCCCGATGTCAGCAGCACCCAACGCGCGACGCTGGGGATCAGCAGCGTTTCCACCGGACAACTTGGCGGATCATCTGGCCGGCTATATGAACTCGGTAGTGGACAAGCCAAATCGCTCGAGAATGATCCGCGAGGCGCGATCGAGGTGATCGACGAAGTCATCGGCAAAGTCGTCGGCATGCGAGGGCGACTCGGATCGTTTCAAAGCACGACGCTGGAAAGCAGCCTCATTTCGCTGAACGAAACCAAAGCCAATTTGCAAGAAGCGGAAAGCTCCATCCGCGACGCCGACTTCGCTCAAGAATCCGCCAACCTCACACGAGCCCAGATCTTGGTGCAATCCGGAACCAATGTTCTGTCGTTGGCGAATCAAAACCCAAGAAATGTGCTGTCGCTATTGGGCTAA
- a CDS encoding HD domain-containing phosphohydrolase has product MNKKILLVDDEPNVLQGIKRQLRKRYDLTLAVGGAAAIEEYKENGPFAVVVSDMQMPVMNGVQLLGHIRQLNSQTVRVMLTGNADQKTAVDAVNEGSIFRFLSKPCAAEAFSKTLDAALEHYRLITAESELLNNTLSGSIRMLTQVLSLTMPSAFGLTQEARTLSRAIANGMQLRPIWEVEIAAMLMRIGCVSLPPEIIDRYLNDEDLNSVERKAIEDSARLGSDLVSTIPRLEGVAEIIATQYEPPTDPTLPTARVLRVVGDFQRIRTNASPLAALRAMEGRPEYDAAALRHLSEFVQSTFQDAEVSVAELSEGMVLEENVVDLAGRVLIARGNEMHETLIHKLISLHNSGSGVREPIHVRRMVPIDTSSVTSSMAS; this is encoded by the coding sequence GTGAACAAGAAAATCCTTTTGGTCGACGATGAACCCAACGTTTTGCAAGGCATCAAACGCCAACTCCGCAAACGATACGACCTGACGCTCGCCGTCGGCGGGGCCGCTGCGATTGAAGAGTACAAAGAAAACGGACCGTTTGCCGTCGTCGTTTCCGACATGCAAATGCCGGTCATGAATGGTGTTCAATTATTGGGACACATTCGACAACTCAATTCGCAAACCGTTCGTGTGATGCTGACAGGAAACGCGGATCAAAAGACCGCGGTGGATGCCGTCAACGAAGGCAGCATCTTCCGCTTTCTGAGTAAACCCTGCGCGGCCGAGGCGTTTTCGAAAACGTTGGACGCTGCACTTGAGCACTACCGGCTGATCACGGCGGAATCGGAACTGCTGAACAACACGCTTTCGGGCAGCATTCGCATGCTGACCCAAGTTCTCTCGCTGACCATGCCCAGTGCCTTCGGTTTGACTCAAGAAGCACGCACGCTTTCTCGGGCAATCGCCAATGGCATGCAGCTTCGTCCCATTTGGGAAGTCGAAATCGCAGCGATGCTGATGCGTATCGGATGCGTTTCCCTTCCGCCGGAAATCATTGACCGATACCTCAACGATGAGGACCTGAACTCAGTCGAACGAAAAGCCATCGAAGACTCGGCGCGATTGGGTAGCGACTTGGTCTCGACAATTCCTCGGTTGGAGGGAGTTGCCGAGATCATCGCTACCCAATATGAGCCACCTACCGATCCGACCTTGCCGACCGCGCGTGTGCTACGTGTCGTTGGCGATTTCCAACGCATCCGAACCAACGCATCGCCACTGGCGGCTCTGCGTGCGATGGAAGGACGCCCCGAATACGACGCGGCGGCACTTCGGCATCTCAGCGAGTTTGTGCAGTCCACGTTCCAAGACGCGGAAGTCAGCGTTGCCGAACTGTCCGAAGGCATGGTGCTCGAAGAGAACGTGGTTGACCTCGCGGGTCGTGTGCTGATCGCGCGTGGCAACGAAATGCACGAAACGCTGATTCACAAACTGATCTCGCTCCATAACTCGGGCAGCGGAGTTCGCGAACCGATTCATGTCCGGCGAATGGTTCCCATCGACACATCGTCCGTCACGTCCAGCATGGCAAGCTGA
- a CDS encoding response regulator gives MQHSILLVDDDLNLLRGLRRSLRDQPYKLYIARSSEEAQSMFRREAFDLSVVDQNLGGSPGSELIAWISEHFPESVRIMLTGHPNVRLAQDVINRGGVFRFLTKPIRDVELALAIRDGLATIPDDYLEKHSSVT, from the coding sequence ATGCAGCACTCTATCCTCCTCGTTGACGACGACCTCAATTTGCTTCGCGGCCTACGCCGCTCCCTTCGCGACCAGCCCTACAAACTCTACATCGCTCGGTCCAGCGAAGAGGCTCAGAGCATGTTTCGCCGCGAAGCGTTCGATCTGTCGGTGGTCGACCAAAACCTAGGCGGCAGCCCTGGCTCAGAACTGATCGCTTGGATCAGCGAACACTTCCCGGAATCGGTTCGCATCATGCTCACCGGCCATCCCAATGTCCGTTTAGCCCAGGACGTTATCAATCGCGGAGGTGTGTTTCGCTTCCTAACCAAACCGATCCGCGACGTCGAATTGGCGTTGGCCATCCGCGACGGACTAGCAACCATCCCCGACGATTATCTGGAAAAGCACTCTTCGGTCACCTGA
- a CDS encoding HDOD domain-containing protein, translating into MKRQILFVDDEANVLSGLRRMLRGQRKVWDMHFACGSDKALELLQEQRVDVIVSDMRMPIMDGAELLTRVSKEHPHTVRLVLSGQSEQEKIFRVIGPAHQFLSKPCDPDRLMQTIEQALNLQDHLPNEELLQLSSQITSLPSLPDVFNELVKELQSEDACIEKVGSIIENDLAMSAKVLQLVNSSFFGLPSHVTSPKHAVSLLGLNVIRPLALDSKGFRKFDGDDQQASQMDREIQHGLSVANAARRIAQTESDQAELHDEAFIAGLLHDIGKLIFSIQQSSDSPSTPPNYKEWLKQLGDATRNPSDTTFDSVGAHLLGLWGLSQSIVEAVALHHRPSDAHDTQFTPLTAVHVANAWCNDTIAAGGAETISSGQLDHAYLQRLGVTDRLDIWKGAVGLENVS; encoded by the coding sequence ATGAAACGACAGATTCTGTTTGTTGACGACGAAGCCAACGTCCTCTCGGGATTGCGGCGGATGCTCCGCGGGCAACGCAAAGTTTGGGACATGCACTTTGCTTGTGGATCCGACAAAGCCTTGGAACTGCTTCAGGAGCAGCGTGTCGACGTGATCGTTTCTGACATGCGAATGCCCATCATGGATGGGGCGGAATTACTGACTCGAGTATCGAAAGAACACCCGCACACCGTCCGTTTGGTTCTCAGCGGTCAATCCGAACAGGAAAAGATTTTCCGAGTGATCGGGCCAGCTCATCAGTTTCTTTCCAAGCCGTGCGATCCAGATCGATTGATGCAAACCATCGAACAGGCTCTTAATCTGCAGGACCACTTACCCAACGAAGAATTGTTGCAGCTCAGCAGCCAAATCACATCTCTGCCGAGCTTGCCCGATGTCTTCAACGAGCTGGTCAAAGAGCTTCAGTCGGAGGACGCTTGCATCGAAAAGGTTGGCTCAATCATCGAGAACGATTTGGCGATGAGTGCGAAAGTGCTTCAACTGGTCAACTCATCTTTCTTCGGGCTTCCCAGCCACGTGACCTCGCCCAAACATGCCGTTTCACTGCTGGGCCTGAACGTGATCCGGCCTTTGGCTCTTGATTCCAAAGGTTTTCGAAAGTTCGACGGCGATGACCAGCAAGCGAGTCAGATGGACCGCGAAATTCAACATGGTCTTTCAGTTGCGAATGCAGCGCGTCGCATTGCCCAAACCGAAAGTGATCAAGCCGAACTGCATGACGAGGCTTTCATCGCTGGCTTGCTGCACGACATTGGCAAACTGATTTTCTCCATACAGCAATCGTCGGACTCACCGTCCACTCCGCCAAACTACAAGGAGTGGCTGAAGCAACTCGGCGACGCGACCCGAAACCCCTCGGACACCACATTTGATTCCGTCGGTGCTCATTTGCTGGGATTGTGGGGACTCTCACAGTCCATCGTTGAGGCAGTCGCCCTTCATCACCGCCCCAGCGATGCTCACGACACTCAATTCACACCTTTGACAGCAGTCCACGTTGCCAACGCATGGTGCAACGACACGATTGCTGCGGGAGGAGCCGAAACGATATCCAGCGGTCAACTCGACCATGCTTACCTCCAACGACTGGGAGTCACCGACCGTTTGGACATTTGGAAAGGCGCCGTCGGTTTGGAGAATGTGTCGTGA
- a CDS encoding PA2169 family four-helix-bundle protein, with amino-acid sequence MSVETKIDLNETTIAKLQKLIRANIDSYNGFHESAEELKDERLSTLFRSIGDERSAMASELQQYVEFNGKEAEDDGSVAAKTHRIWINIRGKLNGGDATVILIEAERGEDHIKEAYEDVLKDTAGSAMNDVLTAQYAKVKAGHDKIRDLRDAYKAS; translated from the coding sequence ATGTCTGTTGAAACTAAAATTGATTTGAATGAAACCACCATCGCAAAGCTGCAAAAGCTGATTCGTGCGAACATTGATTCGTACAACGGTTTTCACGAGTCCGCTGAAGAGTTGAAAGACGAACGTCTCTCAACACTGTTCCGCTCGATTGGTGACGAACGTTCGGCCATGGCCAGCGAATTGCAGCAGTACGTTGAGTTCAATGGAAAAGAAGCCGAGGACGACGGCAGCGTCGCAGCCAAAACGCACCGCATCTGGATCAACATTCGCGGCAAGCTGAACGGAGGCGATGCCACCGTGATCTTGATCGAAGCCGAACGTGGGGAAGACCATATCAAGGAAGCCTACGAGGATGTCTTGAAGGACACCGCCGGTAGTGCGATGAATGATGTGCTAACCGCCCAGTACGCCAAGGTGAAAGCCGGGCACGATAAGATCCGCGATTTGCGTGATGCTTACAAAGCCAGCTGA
- a CDS encoding response regulator — protein MIRVVVVDDSKFMAKQVKALVERMGFEVVGVGFDGHEGVAQYESNRPDVLLLDITMPNMDGVECLQHVRRMDSDARVVMLSAIQDQETIDRCLEYGACGFLKKPIRPGSPADLERLCEAIEEAAGRTV, from the coding sequence ATGATCCGAGTTGTAGTCGTCGACGACAGTAAGTTCATGGCCAAGCAAGTCAAAGCACTTGTTGAGCGAATGGGCTTCGAAGTCGTTGGAGTGGGATTCGACGGGCACGAAGGTGTCGCCCAGTACGAATCGAACCGTCCGGATGTTCTGTTGCTTGACATCACCATGCCGAACATGGACGGAGTGGAATGTTTGCAACACGTGCGCCGCATGGATTCCGACGCTCGCGTGGTGATGCTGTCGGCCATTCAAGATCAGGAAACCATTGACCGTTGTCTCGAATACGGCGCGTGTGGTTTTCTGAAAAAGCCCATTCGTCCCGGAAGCCCAGCCGACCTCGAACGCTTGTGCGAGGCAATCGAAGAAGCCGCCGGAAGGACTGTTTAA
- a CDS encoding hybrid sensor histidine kinase/response regulator, whose translation MHVLIVDPDSQLRDAWADRIATESIRVSTSGSEQETQSAISKEPLSAAFVRFPLTYSDSPEAFLDLLRTHCHYLVALTNDDSSVMEDAYEQGFLDCILDPRQNSAIQANITLAERLNRLEQRLAQAQKLESIGELAAGIAHEINTPIQYVGDNTRFVQDSCVDLIDALSRCSELAHNAGSADVASEIRVLLEETDIDYLMEEVPSAIRQTLEGVDRVANIVRAMKEFAHPGVSEMVPTDLPKSIENTLMVARNEWKYVAELETEFDPEVPLVPCLPGELNQVLLNMVVNAAHAIGDTIRDRPGEKGTIKVSTHLRGTHAEIRIADSGTGIPAEDVEKVFAPFYTTKAAGKGTGQGLAIAQTVIVENHGGRIEVESEVGVGTTFIIQVPLEARREGSTFAAPSMPTAPVCVVHAPQSPIHTEV comes from the coding sequence ATGCATGTCCTGATCGTTGATCCCGATTCGCAACTGCGTGATGCCTGGGCAGACAGGATCGCAACCGAAAGCATTCGAGTCTCCACTTCTGGTTCGGAACAAGAAACCCAATCGGCGATTTCGAAGGAACCGCTCTCGGCGGCGTTCGTTCGTTTTCCGCTCACCTACAGCGACTCACCCGAAGCCTTCCTCGATCTGCTTCGAACACACTGTCACTATTTGGTGGCTTTGACCAACGATGATTCTTCCGTGATGGAAGACGCCTACGAACAAGGCTTCTTGGATTGCATTCTCGATCCGCGTCAAAACTCAGCCATCCAGGCGAACATCACGCTCGCAGAACGTTTGAACCGTTTGGAACAACGTTTGGCTCAAGCACAGAAACTGGAATCGATTGGCGAACTCGCGGCCGGCATCGCTCACGAGATCAATACGCCGATCCAATACGTCGGCGACAACACTCGCTTTGTACAAGACTCATGCGTGGATCTCATTGACGCACTCAGCCGATGCAGCGAACTGGCACATAACGCTGGGTCGGCTGATGTTGCGTCCGAGATCCGCGTTCTCTTGGAAGAGACCGACATTGATTACTTGATGGAAGAGGTTCCATCCGCCATTCGGCAAACATTGGAAGGCGTTGACCGAGTCGCCAACATCGTTCGGGCGATGAAAGAATTTGCTCATCCCGGCGTTTCGGAGATGGTTCCGACGGACCTGCCCAAGTCGATTGAAAACACATTGATGGTCGCTCGCAATGAGTGGAAATACGTGGCCGAGTTGGAAACGGAATTCGATCCCGAGGTCCCATTGGTTCCATGTTTGCCCGGTGAACTCAACCAGGTTCTTTTGAACATGGTGGTGAACGCCGCCCACGCGATTGGAGACACCATTCGTGATCGCCCCGGTGAGAAAGGAACCATCAAGGTTTCCACTCATCTCCGTGGAACGCACGCTGAAATCCGCATCGCGGATTCGGGCACTGGCATTCCCGCCGAAGACGTCGAAAAGGTGTTCGCTCCGTTTTACACGACTAAAGCCGCTGGCAAAGGTACCGGGCAAGGTTTGGCCATCGCGCAAACGGTGATCGTCGAAAACCACGGAGGTCGGATCGAAGTCGAAAGCGAAGTCGGCGTCGGCACCACCTTCATTATCCAAGTGCCGTTGGAAGCGCGACGCGAAGGCAGCACGTTCGCCGCCCCCTCCATGCCAACCGCACCCGTCTGCGTCGTTCACGCACCGCAATCTCCCATTCACACCGAGGTGTAA
- a CDS encoding PAS domain-containing sensor histidine kinase: MSELELLQRRLAREKAARKSAEQLLEQKSREVYETNEKLIDLAERTKAIVETAAEGIIVYDESGCIETFNRSACELFGREYVVAVQIQDLFEEQSATHDALFPNCMPTSEDDHPLEVSPEDGMCRAHPIELSARRNGGTSFCAEVAISRCVRNGLVLFTMLVRDLSQRKILESRLNQARKMESVGNLAAGIAHEINTPIQFIGDNLLFLQNAFTDLEALFDAYDSFPQTETSSDTFASNLQQIRQRIESADIPFLKEELPTAIQQSIDGIERVAGIVRAMKEFSSPTADCKALVDLNRSIRNAIKVSQNHYQDVAEIATNLDSTLNDVPCNAVQINQCILNLLANACEALQHDDRVHLGKITVHTERTEETARVMVNDNGPGIPESILDRIFEPFFTTKEVGQGMGQGLAFVYSVIVDQHGGQIRVSPTPAGGTSVCLELPLSAPSP, translated from the coding sequence ATGTCCGAATTGGAATTGCTGCAAAGACGGCTTGCCAGAGAAAAAGCCGCACGAAAATCTGCCGAGCAGTTGCTCGAGCAGAAGTCGCGTGAGGTTTATGAAACCAACGAAAAACTGATTGACCTTGCCGAACGCACCAAAGCGATCGTGGAAACGGCCGCCGAAGGCATCATCGTTTACGACGAATCAGGGTGCATCGAAACCTTCAATCGATCCGCCTGCGAGCTGTTCGGTCGCGAATATGTCGTCGCCGTGCAAATCCAAGATCTATTCGAAGAGCAGTCGGCAACTCACGATGCCTTGTTTCCAAATTGCATGCCAACATCGGAGGACGATCATCCGCTTGAAGTCTCGCCTGAAGACGGGATGTGCCGTGCGCATCCGATCGAGTTGTCAGCGCGTCGAAACGGCGGGACCAGCTTCTGTGCGGAGGTTGCTATCAGTCGTTGTGTCCGCAACGGCCTTGTCCTCTTCACCATGCTGGTTCGCGATCTATCCCAGCGAAAGATCTTGGAGTCGCGTTTGAACCAGGCTCGCAAGATGGAGTCGGTCGGAAACCTGGCGGCGGGAATCGCCCACGAGATCAACACGCCGATCCAGTTCATCGGAGACAATTTGCTGTTCCTGCAGAATGCCTTCACCGATCTGGAGGCGCTTTTCGATGCCTACGACTCCTTTCCACAAACGGAGACTTCGTCGGATACGTTTGCATCCAATTTGCAACAGATCCGACAACGGATCGAATCAGCCGACATTCCGTTCCTGAAGGAAGAACTCCCCACAGCCATCCAACAATCGATTGATGGCATTGAACGAGTCGCCGGCATCGTCCGTGCCATGAAAGAGTTTTCCAGTCCCACTGCCGACTGCAAAGCATTGGTGGATTTGAATCGATCGATTCGCAACGCGATCAAGGTTTCGCAAAACCACTATCAAGATGTCGCTGAGATTGCAACCAACCTTGATTCCACTCTGAACGATGTTCCCTGCAATGCAGTCCAGATCAATCAATGCATCCTAAACTTGCTTGCAAATGCCTGCGAAGCGTTGCAACACGATGATCGAGTCCACCTCGGAAAGATCACTGTTCACACCGAGCGAACCGAAGAAACCGCACGGGTCATGGTCAACGACAACGGCCCCGGCATTCCCGAATCCATCTTGGATCGCATCTTCGAACCGTTCTTCACGACCAAAGAGGTCGGCCAAGGCATGGGGCAGGGACTCGCGTTCGTATACAGCGTGATCGTCGATCAGCACGGTGGCCAAATCCGTGTCTCTCCCACCCCTGCGGGCGGGACGTCGGTCTGTTTGGAACTGCCGCTATCAGCTCCATCGCCCTGA
- a CDS encoding ATP-binding protein, which translates to MDNVTRYTDAFASIASRTCSEMFGIQPPAVSKVETTNSVQTEKSFILSIYYTGTVYGEYMLAMDESTAAAIIGMDTTITDENREEIREDICDAMSETLNTIVGEAIVGLQESYAKLTITAPRIYFGQIRYPKFRTGKCVLNTEFGEIECHFCLDLMRLDLAASYSEAMDSLVAVNAKLKDANRHLAEQQAQLVHSAKMASVGVLASGVAHEINNPLFFVDANLTTLNDYIQVIESTIGLYETLCESLVSADVDTPEELSKLQSNAEEQELAFVIEDTKSLVEETRDGVARIKSIVKGLKDFSQVDRNGKSEASVNEIVQNTCNLIAAQLPKDCEVEMNLSELPTVQCNTAEVGQAIAGVLLNSGQASRNGGSITLRTDVIDSNITIVVEDNGIGIDASDIEHVFEPFFTTKAVGEGTGLGLSIAYGIFEKHNGSISIESEAGIGTKVTMRLPCVRQPAAT; encoded by the coding sequence ATGGACAACGTCACCCGCTACACCGACGCCTTCGCTTCGATTGCCAGTCGAACTTGTTCGGAAATGTTTGGCATCCAACCGCCGGCCGTGTCAAAAGTTGAAACCACCAACTCCGTCCAAACAGAGAAATCTTTCATCCTGTCGATTTATTACACAGGAACGGTCTACGGGGAATACATGTTGGCGATGGACGAATCCACCGCGGCCGCAATCATCGGCATGGATACGACCATCACCGACGAGAACCGCGAAGAGATCCGGGAAGACATCTGCGACGCGATGTCCGAAACGCTCAATACCATCGTCGGTGAAGCCATCGTTGGTTTGCAGGAATCCTATGCCAAACTCACGATCACCGCACCAAGAATCTACTTTGGTCAGATCCGATATCCCAAGTTCCGAACCGGCAAATGTGTCTTGAACACGGAATTTGGCGAGATCGAATGTCACTTCTGCTTGGATTTGATGCGATTGGACCTTGCGGCCTCCTACTCCGAAGCCATGGATTCGCTGGTTGCGGTCAACGCCAAACTGAAGGACGCCAATCGTCATCTTGCGGAACAACAGGCACAGTTGGTCCACTCCGCCAAGATGGCTTCGGTCGGCGTTCTGGCATCGGGTGTTGCCCACGAAATCAACAACCCGCTGTTCTTTGTCGATGCGAATCTGACGACGCTGAACGACTACATCCAAGTCATCGAGTCCACCATCGGACTGTATGAAACACTCTGCGAATCCCTGGTCAGCGCGGATGTTGATACGCCGGAGGAACTTTCCAAACTGCAATCCAATGCCGAGGAACAGGAACTCGCCTTCGTCATCGAAGACACGAAAAGTTTGGTGGAAGAGACCCGCGACGGGGTGGCTCGCATCAAGTCCATCGTGAAGGGTTTGAAAGACTTCTCACAAGTCGACCGAAACGGGAAATCGGAAGCGAGTGTTAACGAGATCGTGCAAAACACCTGCAACCTCATCGCGGCTCAGTTACCAAAGGATTGCGAGGTCGAGATGAATTTGTCCGAATTGCCTACGGTGCAGTGCAACACCGCTGAAGTCGGGCAAGCCATCGCGGGGGTGTTGTTGAACTCCGGTCAAGCCAGTCGCAACGGCGGCAGCATCACGTTACGGACGGATGTGATTGATTCCAACATCACCATCGTTGTGGAAGACAACGGCATTGGGATCGATGCGTCTGACATTGAACATGTCTTCGAGCCCTTCTTCACAACCAAAGCGGTTGGCGAAGGAACCGGGCTTGGGCTTTCCATCGCCTATGGCATCTTTGAGAAACACAACGGTTCAATCAGCATCGAAAGTGAAGCCGGCATTGGCACCAAGGTCACCATGCGACTTCCCTGCGTCCGCCAACCGGCCGCCACATGA